TGCGGTTTGAGGTGACCGATGGTAGCGCTTCTGTGCCTGTCGTGTACCGGGGGGCGCCTCCGGATAACTTCGGCCCCGGGCAGCAGGTGGTGGTGGAGGGCACCGGCGACGGGCACGGGGTCATGGTGGCCAACCGCCTCATCATGAAGTGCCCGAGCAAGTACGAGCAGGCCCCTGCCGCGGCCGCCCGGAGAGGCAACAATGTGCTGTACCTGGGTGGCGCCGCCATGGTCCTGGCCATCGGCCTGGCGGCGGTGGCCAGTCGTCGCCTGGCGACGGCCGGCCGTCGCCCGGTCGCCGGTGACTCGGGAAGGGCAGGTACGCCGGCCTGATGGTGCAGCTAGCGGATCTTCTGGTGCTGGCCGGCCTGCTGGCCTCTGTCTACGGCAGCGGCGCCCTGGTACTGGGTATCGGATGGCAAAAGAAGGCCTGGCTCGAGCAGGGACGGGC
This genomic interval from Bacillota bacterium contains the following:
- a CDS encoding cytochrome c maturation protein CcmE, whose amino-acid sequence is MRRRLLWAGLLVLAAVAYLAYSGWQGAALYYLTPSEAQARGASTTTFRVAGNVGADVRWDAAAMVLRFEVTDGSASVPVVYRGAPPDNFGPGQQVVVEGTGDGHGVMVANRLIMKCPSKYEQAPAAAARRGNNVLYLGGAAMVLAIGLAAVASRRLATAGRRPVAGDSGRAGTPA